DNA from Streptomyces sp. NBC_01476:
TCGCAGCACAGTGGACGACCGAGCACGAGGAGCCCGTCGACCCGCTGAGCAGCGAATTCCCCCAGCTCATAGCCGCCTTCGAGAAGTACCCCACCACGGTCCAGGCCGCACTGCTCGACACCTACCAAGATCATGGGCAGTGGCACGAACCGCCCGCACCCGAACCCGAGGCATAAGCCGGAAGGCCGGCCGAGGGGACGCGGTCAATCACCGCCGCCCCTCGGCCATTCCCAGATCCGACGTGCCGGGCTGCTGTCAGCAGGTGGAGGCACAGGGCCGACCGCGGAGTACCAATTGGTCGAATCTGTGCTGCCCCGAGCCGCCGCCATCAGCCACCGCGCCACTGCTACGGTCGCCTCCATGACGCTCTCGGTCTCCACGAGTCAGGCTGTTGATCTACGGGTACAGCCGGTCGATGAGGTCCTTGATCATGTCGAGCGGTCCCTGCAGACGCACATCGTCCGGGACACGCTGGTCCGCAAGCGCCGGTCCGTTGGCGGCAGGACAGATCGCGACACCTGGGTGCGGATCGAGCGCCGCCTGCTCGACAAGATCCCCGAACAGGGGTGGAACGGCACCGAGACAGCCGCCCGCATGGGAGGCGTCGCTCAGCCCGAATGGCGCGGATGCCTGGTCTGGCGGGAGGCGGGGATGCCGGTGATGTGGCGGGCCGACGAGACCGCTCTCTTGCCGGGAGCTCCGGTCGGGAACGCCATCTTGAGCGAGGCCCCGATCCTTCCGGAGGAGTGGTGGGAGGCGCTGAACGCGTCCCTGGACGCGCTGGCGGCGCAGCGGACGACGCGGGTTGCCACACCGGACACCGTCACCATCACGCAGGCCCTCGTCACCGAGTCCATCCGCGATGTTTTCTCCGACGATTTCGACACGACCGTGGAGCGGTGGGTGCCGGCCCACGCGGACCTGAATTGGGCGAACATGACGGCGCCGACATTCTGCCTCTTTGACTGGGAAGACTGGGGCAACGCGCCTCTGGGCTTGGACTCGGCATCGCTGTGGGCGAGCTCCCTCGCCGTCCCGGCCCTGGCCGGTCGGGTTCTGCATGAGCGTCGATCCGATGTCGAGAGCCGGGACGGCAGGCTGATGACGCTGTTCGCCTGCTCGAAGATCCTCGGACCGTACGCACATCCCGAGGACCCTCGGCTGGAACCCGCCAGGCGCACAGCCGAACAGGTCATCGCGGAGCTTCGGACTCACTGACCGGGCGAGCGGTCCCGAAGAAGCCGCCGGTACTTCCGGACGGTGCGCTCGTCGACCTCGTCGGCCAAGGCGCCGACGAGGTCGCCCAGGTGGGCGGGCTCATCGGTGCCTACGACGACGGAGCCGACCTGTGGCAGGTGATAGGCAGCTCTGAACGCGGCTTGTACGCGTGACAGGTGGTTGCCATCCCGGAGGAAGACCCGTGGGTCGACCCTGTCCCACACCGGGGCTCGGCTATCGCCTCCGAACGGACTCATTCCCCACACTTCGCTGTCACTCATGCCCCACACCCTGGCGAGGCCCTCCGAGGCATCCAACTGCCCAGCGCCGACGAGCAGACCGGCGCGCGTCATCAGGACGCTCGGCTTGGGTACGGTCGCGTCGACCAGACCGAGCAGCGTCGACGGAGTCCACGAGGCGATGCCCCACGCAGCGCAAAGCCCCTCCGCCACAGCGGCGTTGAGGGTGGCGCACGCCTCGGCAAGAACAGCTTGGCGCGCGGGTGCATCTTCGCCGAGGGAATGCTCCGGGTTGTGCAGGAACACCAGGTCCGGCTCTCGCCCGAGGTCTTTGACCGTCTGCTCTACGGCTTTTCGCAGGCGTACGAGGTCCAGACCGTGCTCCGCCCCGTCCGGCCCCGGAAAGTAGCCGACCTTGGTGGAGATCGTGAATCTCGGCAGAAGGTCGCCGGCGATCTCCGCCAGGACTCGATGCGAACGGAAACCGAAGTAGTTGCTGCTGGTGTCGAGCGCGGTGACGCCGAGGTCGAGAGCCCCGGTCAGGAGACGGCGTTCGTGACGAGACCGGTGTAGCCCGAGGACAATTCGGGGGTCAGCACCGCGCACAGCTCCTCCTTGACCAGGATCTCGGCGATGTCCGCCACTTCGGTACCTGCGACGGTTATTGCCTGCTCCAGCACGACCGGCCGACCACTGAGCAGCAGGCGCAGGGCGGGCAGCGCCTTGGCCGCAAAGGTGAGCTTCTTCCCGGAGGCCACCACGTCGACGGCCTCCCCGAGTTCGTTAATTCGGGGCGGGAAGTGGGTCGTGCACACGACGGCGTCGAGCGATCCGAAGATGTCGAGGAACGGCACGTGACGAGGCAGCGCCACCTCCTGTTCGTACGCCCTGAGGAAATCGGCCGACGAGCGCTCACGGACCAGTTGGACGGCGGCCTCGGTCAGAGCCGCGCTGTCCGCACTCTCCCGACGGTCGAGGTCATGGCGGAAGACCTCGCGCTCGCGGCACCAGTCGCCCAGCCACGCGAGCCAACTCGCGCCCGTCCGTTTGGTGATGCCGAAGGTGACGTGCAGGCTCCTTCCCGAACCGCTGCCGGTACGCGTCGCCCGGTGCCAGTGGCCACGGGGGATGTGCATGACGTCGCCGGTCCGCATCGTGCCGGACCAGATGATCTCGTCGCTCGGAGTGGCGTTGGGGTCGGCGTCCCGGTACATCGGGACGTTCCGCGAGGTCGCGCGGACCTCCCACGCCTTCTCACCCGCGAGCTGGACGATGACGACGTCGTGGTCGTCCCAATGCAGAGGGAAGCCGGAGGCGTCGTTCGTGGTCAGGTACGCGTTGACCTGGACGCGCTCGCGGGACCACCACTGGAGTGCTCGGCACGCGACCTCCATCGTCGGATCGAAGACGTTGGCCTGGTCCATGATCACTGTCGCGCCCTCATCGAGGAGCCTGCCCAGACTGCGCATGTTGACCATGGGGATGCTCTGGCCCCGAGGGCTGACGCTGTCGGTGTAGTAGATGGCCGGGTGGACCTCCTCTCCCTTCTGGAAGCACCGGAACTGCGGGCGGTTCAGGCTCCTTCGCATCGCGATGTCGAGCAGGCGGTTCGGAGTCATGATGCGTGAGACGAGCGCGGGGTCGTCCAGGCTTCCGCGTACGAAGCCCTTGCCCAGTTCCTCGGCTCCGCTCCATCCGAGCGCCGTCTCGATGGCGTTGATCAATCGATGGTCCATCGCTGCGTCCTCCATGGGTTCGACCACGTGATGCGGACGCGGTGGGGGCCGGTACGGCGACCGCGCTGGCCCCCACCGCTTGGTGCCTACTCGCTGTCGTGCAGGTTGCCGTCGCCGCCCGGCCACGGCGCGTCGCCGGAGCTTCCCTGGTTGTCCGACCGGAGGCTGTCGTACCGGTCGTGGACGGCGGTCAGTTCCTCCACCGCGACCAGGAGGCCGCTATGGGCCGGAGGCGGTGTCATGGGTTCTGTCACGTCGTGCTCCTTCCTCTTTGGTTCTCCCGCCAGGGCTCCGGCGGGAGGTCACCGGCCGCCCCACGGCGGGGGGAGCAGGGCTTGCCGTGGGGCGGCGGTCATTGGGGGCGCACTGCTCCGCGGTCACCCGCCGGCGACCGGTCAGGATCTCGGTCGACCGTCAGGCCGCCCATGTCCCGGCGCATGACCGTC
Protein-coding regions in this window:
- a CDS encoding aldo/keto reductase, giving the protein MRGADPRIVLGLHRSRHERRLLTGALDLGVTALDTSSNYFGFRSHRVLAEIAGDLLPRFTISTKVGYFPGPDGAEHGLDLVRLRKAVEQTVKDLGREPDLVFLHNPEHSLGEDAPARQAVLAEACATLNAAVAEGLCAAWGIASWTPSTLLGLVDATVPKPSVLMTRAGLLVGAGQLDASEGLARVWGMSDSEVWGMSPFGGDSRAPVWDRVDPRVFLRDGNHLSRVQAAFRAAYHLPQVGSVVVGTDEPAHLGDLVGALADEVDERTVRKYRRLLRDRSPGQ
- a CDS encoding JmjC domain-containing protein, with the translated sequence MDHRLINAIETALGWSGAEELGKGFVRGSLDDPALVSRIMTPNRLLDIAMRRSLNRPQFRCFQKGEEVHPAIYYTDSVSPRGQSIPMVNMRSLGRLLDEGATVIMDQANVFDPTMEVACRALQWWSRERVQVNAYLTTNDASGFPLHWDDHDVVIVQLAGEKAWEVRATSRNVPMYRDADPNATPSDEIIWSGTMRTGDVMHIPRGHWHRATRTGSGSGRSLHVTFGITKRTGASWLAWLGDWCREREVFRHDLDRRESADSAALTEAAVQLVRERSSADFLRAYEQEVALPRHVPFLDIFGSLDAVVCTTHFPPRINELGEAVDVVASGKKLTFAAKALPALRLLLSGRPVVLEQAITVAGTEVADIAEILVKEELCAVLTPELSSGYTGLVTNAVS